A DNA window from Providencia huaxiensis contains the following coding sequences:
- a CDS encoding GNAT family N-acetyltransferase, translating into MNIIVAHEITTEDKEELLAGLRSFNIQYLSAERFGELGVYFKNDSGVMLGGLLASVKANWLCIDFLWVSEDARKMGLGSKLMKAAEREAIKLGCIHSLVDTFSFQALPFYEKLGYVKQMSLPDFPEKGMERHYLTKTELA; encoded by the coding sequence ATGAATATTATTGTTGCACATGAAATCACCACTGAAGATAAAGAAGAACTCCTTGCAGGGTTACGTAGTTTTAATATCCAATATTTGAGTGCAGAACGTTTTGGTGAGCTAGGCGTTTATTTTAAAAATGATTCTGGTGTTATGCTTGGAGGATTACTGGCTTCTGTCAAGGCGAATTGGCTCTGTATCGATTTTCTATGGGTAAGTGAAGACGCCAGAAAAATGGGATTAGGCAGTAAATTGATGAAGGCTGCTGAACGGGAAGCAATTAAACTAGGTTGTATTCATAGCTTAGTTGACACCTTCAGTTTTCAAGCCTTGCCATTTTATGAAAAATTAGGATATGTGAAACAAATGTCATTGCCTGATTTCCCAGAGAAAGGTATGGAAAGGCATTATCTCACTAAAACTGAATTAGCGTAG
- a CDS encoding mannitol-1-phosphate 5-dehydrogenase, whose product MKVIHFGAGNIGRGFIGKLLADANSQVTFTDVNQPLIDQLAHQQSYNVHVVGQENRIEKVQHIHAVNSNDPKTIEFIATADMLTTAVGPQVLEKIASTIAKGIVYRKSQGNNQPLNIIACENMVRGTSQLKQHVLVHLPEELHQWVDQHIGFVDSAVDRIVPPMDAANDDPLDVTVESFSEWIVDRTQFVGDIPIIDGMELTNNLMAFVERKLFTLNTGHAMTAYLGQRYGYQTISEAIGDLRIYTVVKSAMQESGQVLIQRYGFDSQIHNQYIDKILSRFANPYLKDDVSRVGRQPIRKLSSNDRLIKPLLGTLEYQLPNENLIIGIAAALHFRCEADPQANKMAKLIADKGIYQAVVELCGLEKYPEVVDRISSQYQLLILSNK is encoded by the coding sequence ATGAAAGTCATTCACTTTGGTGCAGGAAATATAGGCCGTGGGTTTATTGGTAAATTATTAGCAGACGCAAATTCACAAGTGACTTTTACGGATGTTAATCAGCCATTAATTGACCAACTCGCGCATCAGCAATCTTATAATGTTCACGTGGTTGGTCAGGAAAATCGTATTGAGAAAGTCCAACACATTCACGCTGTTAATAGTAATGACCCTAAAACGATAGAGTTTATTGCAACAGCGGATATGCTTACAACTGCTGTCGGGCCACAAGTACTTGAAAAAATAGCGTCAACCATAGCTAAAGGCATAGTTTATAGAAAATCGCAGGGAAATAACCAGCCACTCAATATAATTGCATGTGAAAATATGGTAAGGGGAACTAGCCAATTAAAACAACATGTGTTGGTTCATTTGCCGGAAGAATTACATCAATGGGTTGACCAACATATTGGTTTTGTAGACTCCGCAGTTGACCGGATCGTTCCTCCGATGGATGCAGCGAATGATGACCCACTTGATGTTACTGTCGAATCCTTTAGCGAGTGGATTGTTGACCGAACACAATTTGTTGGTGATATTCCTATTATCGATGGAATGGAATTGACGAACAATCTAATGGCATTTGTTGAACGTAAACTATTTACATTAAATACAGGTCATGCAATGACAGCGTATTTAGGGCAGCGATATGGATACCAGACAATTAGCGAGGCAATTGGAGATTTGAGGATCTATACTGTTGTTAAATCGGCTATGCAAGAAAGTGGACAAGTTTTAATTCAACGTTATGGTTTTGATTCACAAATACATAATCAATACATAGATAAAATACTAAGTCGCTTTGCAAACCCATATTTAAAAGATGATGTTAGTCGAGTTGGGCGACAGCCTATAAGAAAGTTAAGTTCTAATGATCGCTTAATTAAGCCTTTGCTAGGCACATTAGAATATCAATTACCAAATGAAAATCTGATCATAGGAATTGCTGCCGCATTGCATTTCAGATGTGAAGCCGATCCTCAAGCAAATAAAATGGCAAAGTTAATAGCTGATAAAGGTATATATCAAGCGGTTGTTGAGCTTTGTGGGTTAGAGAAATATCCCGAGGTTGTTGATAGAATTAGTTCCCAATACCAGTTATTGATATTGAGTAACAAGTGA
- a CDS encoding tyrosine-type recombinase/integrase — translation MLLTDIQIRKAKSKMISFGVYGQISLADARRKRDEAKRQFSDGIDPSDARKSEKITQKYAAGNTFKAVAMEWHSSKCSTWSKGYASEILRCFENDVFPFTRNKVLNHVKFTTPHPPAQFGS, via the coding sequence ATGCTGCTCACTGATATCCAAATTCGTAAAGCTAAGTCTAAAATGATTTCATTTGGTGTGTATGGACAAATTTCTTTAGCCGATGCCAGAAGAAAAAGAGATGAAGCAAAAAGGCAGTTTTCAGATGGTATAGACCCAAGTGATGCGCGCAAATCGGAAAAGATCACACAAAAATACGCTGCTGGAAATACGTTTAAAGCGGTTGCAATGGAATGGCACTCATCAAAATGCTCTACATGGTCAAAAGGCTATGCGAGCGAAATATTGCGTTGTTTTGAAAATGATGTTTTTCCTTTCACACGAAATAAAGTTCTCAACCACGTAAAATTCACTACACCGCACCCGCCTGCACAATTTGGATCATAA
- a CDS encoding SLC13 family permease yields MTSTVIVFLLVYIAMGFGKLPGFKVDRTGAAVIGALAMMAIGSITPPHAWNAIDYRTIGMLFGLMVVSASFVVSGFYSWTANKVAMLKVSPPILLAVLILVGGFLSALLTNDVVVVAMTPLLVSISLSRGLNPIPFLLGFCFAANNGAAGSLIGSPQNMIAAQGLDISFVGLLLASAIPALLSLPLTWLVLVWLYRHRWYLTKENTLSTPPKSTQETLDVWETAKAGVITFAVIITFIVTDIPKELIALTAAGFLLLNRSIASSDMLKLVDGNLLLLIMGLFVVNAAFAATGLPQQLLTDLRNYGVELNNPLALFLVTGVLSTIVGNNPSVMLLVPFLTPEGNADSLGAALVLGSGFSSNLLVFGSLAGIIVVEQSAAYGVKISFGEFSKSGGIVALLCMLLAAAWILLAL; encoded by the coding sequence ATGACGTCAACCGTTATTGTTTTTCTTTTGGTTTATATTGCGATGGGCTTTGGTAAGCTACCCGGCTTCAAAGTTGATAGAACTGGCGCTGCGGTTATTGGTGCCCTAGCTATGATGGCTATTGGTAGTATTACCCCTCCCCATGCATGGAATGCTATCGATTACCGAACGATTGGGATGTTATTCGGGCTTATGGTCGTTTCTGCTTCTTTTGTTGTGTCTGGTTTTTATAGCTGGACCGCAAATAAAGTCGCAATGCTAAAAGTTTCGCCCCCGATATTACTCGCTGTTTTAATTCTTGTTGGTGGCTTTCTTTCCGCATTGCTCACTAATGATGTTGTTGTTGTCGCGATGACTCCATTATTAGTATCAATTAGTTTATCTCGCGGTTTAAACCCAATTCCTTTTTTACTTGGCTTTTGTTTCGCAGCGAATAACGGGGCCGCAGGTTCATTAATTGGTAGCCCACAAAATATGATCGCAGCACAAGGGCTTGATATCTCGTTTGTTGGCTTATTACTGGCATCAGCAATACCAGCCCTGCTTTCCTTACCATTAACATGGTTAGTACTCGTTTGGTTATATCGTCATCGTTGGTATTTGACTAAAGAAAATACGCTCTCAACTCCCCCTAAATCAACCCAAGAAACATTAGATGTCTGGGAGACAGCAAAAGCGGGTGTCATTACTTTCGCAGTCATCATTACCTTTATTGTGACTGATATTCCTAAAGAACTTATTGCATTAACGGCTGCTGGATTTTTATTATTAAATCGATCTATTGCCTCGAGTGATATGCTTAAACTCGTTGATGGTAATCTTTTATTACTCATCATGGGGCTATTTGTTGTCAATGCCGCTTTTGCCGCCACAGGACTACCTCAGCAATTATTAACTGATTTGCGAAACTACGGTGTGGAACTCAATAACCCATTAGCCCTATTTTTAGTGACAGGCGTCCTAAGTACTATCGTTGGAAACAACCCTTCAGTCATGCTACTCGTCCCCTTCTTAACACCTGAAGGCAATGCCGATTCGTTAGGCGCTGCTCTCGTATTGGGTTCTGGTTTTTCAAGTAACTTACTGGTCTTCGGTAGCCTTGCTGGCATTATCGTCGTTGAGCAATCAGCGGCATATGGCGTAAAAATTTCTTTCGGTGAGTTCTCTAAATCAGGGGGAATTGTCGCGCTATTGTGTATGCTATTAGCCGCTGCTTGGATTTTACTTGCGTTATAG
- a CDS encoding MltR family transcriptional regulator, with product MENKQNIENQILERLNQRPEVYLFVQEVVVLISQAIDKLMLKVFRKDDYAVKYAVEPLLTGNGPLGELSVRLKLLFALGAISRETYEDIELFLALNESLSAEDLNINFTDDEILGSIKMLHCMEPLPEMMRFNQPEDLVDNQLIELQKHRFQQMIKSSLVLSVTALITQIIETDVF from the coding sequence ATGGAAAATAAACAAAACATTGAAAATCAGATCCTTGAGCGGTTAAATCAACGGCCAGAAGTATATTTGTTTGTTCAAGAAGTCGTTGTTTTAATTTCACAAGCTATTGATAAATTAATGTTAAAAGTTTTTAGAAAGGATGATTATGCGGTAAAGTATGCCGTTGAACCACTTTTAACTGGAAATGGGCCATTAGGGGAGTTATCAGTTCGTTTGAAACTCCTATTTGCATTAGGGGCTATTTCTCGCGAAACCTATGAAGATATAGAATTATTTCTTGCTTTAAACGAATCGTTATCGGCAGAGGATTTAAATATAAATTTTACGGATGATGAAATTTTAGGCAGTATTAAAATGCTCCATTGTATGGAACCTTTACCAGAAATGATGAGATTCAATCAACCAGAGGATCTTGTCGATAACCAATTAATTGAATTACAAAAACACCGTTTTCAGCAAATGATCAAATCTTCATTGGTATTGTCTGTAACGGCTTTAATTACCCAAATTATAGAAACTGATGTATTTTAA
- a CDS encoding PTS mannitol transporter subunit IICBA, with protein sequence MVTSNIKLKVQNFGRFLSNMVMPNIGAFIAWGLITALFIPTGWWPNETLAQLVGPMITYLLPLLIGYTGGRLVGGERGGIVGAITTMGVIVGADMPMFMGAMIAGPLGGYAIKRFDLWIEGKVKTGFEMLVNNFSSGIIGMLLAILAYLAIGPLVAGLSKILAAGVNVMVENNLLPLTSIFVEPAKILFLNNAINHGIFSPLGIQQASETGSSIFFLIEANPGPGLGVLLAYMFFGKGNAKQSAPGAAIIHFFGGIHEIYFPYVLMNPRLILAVILGGMTGVFVMNLFHAGLVSPASPGSIFAVLLMTPKSSLIGVILSVTSATAVSFIVSVLLLKRTRIGDDDELESATKKMRNMKTQSKSSATSSTSKDISINLAQVRNIIVACDAGMGSSAMGAGVLAKKVRDAGLIDIAVTNMAINDLPDNVDIVITHRDLTQRAQSFAPNAMHISLTNFLDSQTYNDLVTNLIAKKNPKAANDGRLIKQTIIAANDESYEIENYDDAIFTLSAKHIHLNLSAQNKTQAIQFAGQKLVEGGYVEPDYIEAMLAREKLTPTYLGESIAVPHGTIEAKDRVLKTGIVICQYPEGVQFGEEPDEIARLVIGIAAQNNEHIEVITRITSALDEDGVIERLCETQDVQEVLEILASQSAA encoded by the coding sequence ATGGTAACATCAAATATCAAATTAAAGGTACAGAATTTTGGGCGTTTCCTCAGTAATATGGTTATGCCTAATATCGGTGCTTTCATCGCTTGGGGATTAATTACCGCGTTATTTATCCCAACGGGCTGGTGGCCTAATGAGACATTAGCTCAACTTGTTGGTCCTATGATCACCTATTTACTCCCTCTATTAATCGGTTATACCGGTGGCCGTTTGGTCGGTGGAGAGCGGGGGGGAATAGTTGGTGCAATAACAACAATGGGGGTCATTGTCGGTGCTGACATGCCGATGTTTATGGGGGCAATGATTGCTGGCCCATTAGGCGGATATGCAATAAAACGTTTTGATTTGTGGATCGAAGGCAAAGTTAAAACGGGTTTTGAAATGTTAGTGAATAATTTTTCATCTGGCATTATCGGCATGTTATTAGCTATTTTGGCTTATTTAGCGATAGGTCCTCTTGTTGCAGGGTTATCCAAAATATTAGCGGCTGGTGTGAACGTGATGGTGGAGAATAACTTACTTCCACTCACGTCTATTTTTGTTGAACCTGCAAAAATCTTATTTCTCAATAATGCTATTAATCACGGTATTTTTTCACCGTTAGGTATTCAGCAAGCATCTGAAACAGGTTCCTCCATTTTTTTCTTAATTGAAGCAAACCCTGGACCAGGTTTAGGCGTTTTACTCGCTTATATGTTTTTTGGTAAAGGTAATGCCAAGCAATCTGCACCAGGGGCAGCAATTATTCACTTTTTTGGCGGTATCCATGAAATTTATTTCCCGTATGTTTTAATGAATCCTCGATTAATTCTTGCTGTAATTCTTGGAGGGATGACAGGGGTATTTGTGATGAACCTTTTTCATGCGGGCTTAGTCTCTCCTGCATCACCAGGTTCAATATTTGCAGTTCTACTGATGACCCCTAAATCATCACTTATTGGCGTTATTTTATCAGTCACAAGTGCTACAGCTGTTTCTTTTATCGTTTCAGTGCTTTTATTAAAACGAACACGAATTGGCGATGATGATGAGCTCGAAAGTGCGACGAAAAAAATGCGCAATATGAAAACGCAATCAAAGTCATCAGCAACAAGCTCAACCAGTAAAGATATCTCTATCAATTTAGCTCAAGTGCGCAACATTATTGTTGCTTGCGATGCAGGCATGGGGTCAAGTGCAATGGGGGCCGGGGTATTAGCCAAAAAAGTACGAGATGCAGGCTTAATCGATATTGCAGTCACTAATATGGCAATTAACGACCTGCCAGATAACGTTGATATTGTTATTACTCATAGAGATCTAACACAAAGGGCACAGTCATTTGCGCCAAATGCAATGCATATTTCTTTAACAAACTTCTTAGATAGCCAAACGTATAATGATCTAGTCACCAATTTAATAGCTAAAAAAAATCCTAAAGCTGCGAATGACGGACGACTGATTAAGCAAACGATTATTGCAGCAAATGATGAATCCTATGAAATAGAAAATTATGATGATGCGATATTTACATTGAGTGCAAAGCATATTCATTTAAACCTATCTGCACAGAATAAAACGCAAGCCATCCAATTTGCGGGGCAAAAATTAGTTGAGGGTGGCTATGTTGAGCCTGACTATATTGAGGCGATGTTAGCTCGCGAAAAACTAACTCCCACATATCTTGGCGAGTCTATTGCGGTACCTCACGGAACGATAGAAGCCAAAGACCGCGTATTAAAAACCGGCATTGTTATTTGCCAATACCCCGAAGGCGTACAATTTGGTGAAGAACCCGATGAAATTGCCCGCCTAGTTATTGGTATTGCCGCACAAAATAATGAGCACATTGAAGTTATCACACGAATTACTTCCGCTTTAGATGAAGATGGGGTTATTGAGCGTTTATGTGAAACCCAAGATGTTCAGGAAGTACTCGAAATTTTAGCGTCTCAAAGTGCAGCATAA